In Trichocoleus sp., the DNA window ATCAGGACGAGTGCCCCAGCGAATCAGCGCCACTGGCGTTTCTGGTGATAGACCTGCCTGAGTCAGCTCATGTACAATATGCGGCAAATTGTGAACTCCCATGTAAACCACGATCGTTTCAGAGGCATGGGCGAGGGCTTGCCAGTTGACATCAGGACGATATTTTCCGGCAGCTTCATGCCCGGTCACAAAGGTTACAGAAGAACTATAGGAGCGATGCGTTAGAGGAATCCCAATGTAGGCAGGAGCCGCAATTCCAGAGGTAATGCCCGGAACCACCTCAACCGGAACTCCTGCCCTGATCAAATCTTCCATTTCTTCGCCGCCACGCCCAAAAACAAAGGGATCACCGCCCTTCAAGCGCACCACGATCGCCGCAGTTTGTGCTTTCTCGATTAGCAGTTGGGTCGTTTCGTCTTGAATCAGCGAATGCCGTCCGCGTCGTTTGCCTGCATCAATTTTCTCGGCAGCAGGATTAATCATTGCCAGGATTGCCGGACTGACGAGTGCATCGTAAACCACGACATCAGCATGTTCGAGCAGCCCTTTCCCTTTTAACGTCATTAACCCCGGATCGCCGGGTCCTGCACCAACGAGATAAACCTTTCCTGCAGTTTTTGGCATCGCGATCGGCATAAGGGTTGTCTCAGGTGAATCAGGAGCGATTGTTTGGTCAAAATCCATCACGATACGAGGTAGGGTTCTGCCTTTAAGGTAGAAAGGTTTGAGATGTTTTCCCGTAGTATCTGATACAAAATATTACCATTCATGAAGGTTATGCATGATTCCTCGGCTAATTGTGCATGGGAAGGGTCACCCGCAGGTCGCAAAAGTAGGAGAGGTCTGGAAGCAAAAATCTTCAAGGATTGGGGCAGATATTTTGGGTACAAACAGAAACTCCCAGGATAGCCTGGGAATCTGTCAATCTTGCAAGGATAAAAATAAAAGCTGAATGCTATTGCTTCAGGATAACTTTTCTTGCCTAAGACTTGGTATTGAACACAGAGGAGGTAGGTGCCGGGACTGCTGCCTTATTCAGTGTGGAAATGTAGTAGGGCTGTTTGCCGCGTGGCGTGACCAGCCAGGGAGTATTGCCCCGAACATGGTCATAGATGGCAACGATCGCAATCACATTCTTGAACAAAATGTAGGGAAGCAGCAGCAGAATGTGGTTGACATAGTAATAAAAGGGATAGCGAACGTGAGCTACTTTGGCAGTCGCCAGGGTTTGATAGATGCCGCTCACAAAGGAAATCAGCGTACTGAACCAGAGATAGGCACTCAGCGCATGGGGCACGGTGACATTAGCCAGAGAGAGACTGAGGACGATCGGGATGATTTGAATGGCAACGAGTGAATAAAACTCGCAGTAGTAGAGCAAGTATGTCCAGAAAGCCTTTTGGCAAAGGCTCAGCTTATCCGATCGCCAGAGCTGCTGCTGATATTTGAGGGCAACTTCGAGCCAACCCTGCGCCCAGCGTTTGCGCTGATACCAGAAAGACTGGGCATCCATGGGAGCCAGTTCGGTGCTGATGATGCTGCGATCGTGCAGAATCCGGTAGCCTTTGAGCAGCGTTCGCATGGAGGCATCAATGTCTTCTGTCAGCATCACCGGATTAAAGCGAATCTGCTTGAGCACCGAAGTCCGCCAGTAGCCGTTGGAGCCTCCGAAGATGCTGGAGTCTGTCAGGAAGGATTTTGCTGAGTGGATGATGCCGTACATCATCTCAAACTCAATGGCGATCGTTTGAGTTAGCAGGTTGTGGTTATGGTTGCGAATAATGCTACGACCTTGGACGACATCATAGCCCTGGTTGAGCCAATGCCAGGCACGATGCAAACAGTCGGGTGAGGGATGGTGATCCGCATCCAGAATGCAAGTCATCTCGCCCGTTACCAGTTCAAAAGCAGCATTCAGGTTTTCGGCTTTGGAGCGGCTGCCCTCAACACGAAGCAGGTGTAATTCGGGGTAGAGCTGCGCCAGTCGCCGCAAATCTTCTTCTACCGCCATATCGGTTGGCGTGTTGTATGCCAGAATGACCTCCATTCCAGCGGCAGGGCGCTCTACCTCAAGCAACACATGTTCTAGCGTTTCTAGAATAATCTCTTGCTCATTGGGCAGATAGGCAGCAATCAGAAAAGAACAGCGGGGAACTGGATTTTTGGGGTGGGGTTGTCTCGCTCCACCCATTCCCAGACGGGCTTTCAGATTGTAATATCGTCTTCTGAGCGGATTTCGGTCAGACTTATAATCATCTGTAGCAAAGCGGCGAGCGATCGCAGTGCTAGATTCTAGAAACAACATTAGCCCACTAATGACATAAAAGGTTGCAATCACCAAATGCAACCCCGTCAGACTTAATCCTTCCAGCCGCATCCAATAAAAAATTAGCGTTGGGATTCCAATAAGCACCGCATGGGTCACTATCGCCTTGCGTAGCTCGACCTTCCACTTCCTCACTTCCGTTACCCTCCACACTCTACAAAGACAAGTTGCTGATGGCTACTAGGATGGCTCACAACCTCCCCAATGGGGTGGATTGGGCTGCCTTTTGACCTGGGTGAAGGAGGGTTGCGTCTGGTTCAAGCTCTTGTGGCGTAATCCACTGAGTCCTGTCTGAGCCAAACTGGCACAAACAGAGTCGCTTGCCATTGCGTAACCATCCCACTTGTAGGACAGTCCAGCCACCCTCGCCACGGTAGCAGACGCGATCGCCTACTCGAGGACTCCAAGCGCGCTGCCGCTGACTTGAAGGGGTAGTCAAAACGTAGTCCATACTCCGCAGTATTGCCATAATTAACTGCCGAATCAGTGGAGTAGTGTAATCTGCAAGAACAGACAAAATCAAGGTTCCTGCGACCATCAGGGGCAGGAATTCGTAGTAAGAGGGTAAGTTGTCGTTAACGGCTAAACGAATCGTGCGATCGACTACAAAATTATGGATGAGAAAAAAGCTGTAAGTGCAGCCACCCAATTGAAGCATCGCTGCACGAATTTGATATTTTTTTTCTAACTGTTGTAAAATCACCATCCCAATGCCTGTTAACCCGATCGGCAGTAAAGTATCTGCAAAAATCCATCCGAATCGACTGAACTGGCAGAACCAACCGATACCATAAATTACGAAGCTATACAATAGCATCCGGTGCGAATGCCAGAATATTACCCCCTTTCCCTGCTGATATGCCTGAGCAACAACCATACCAAATACAAACGAGCTTAGCTTAGCGACAAAGGGAATGAAGGGCAGCGCTCCTTGGGGTGTATCCAAAATCACATAGGTGGGATGACCTCCAAATCCGTATACAGCCAGGGCACGATACCCAAACGTGATGGCAAGACTCACAATAAGCAGATTTTTGGCTCCCCAGCGCTGCATTAGCCACCAAAGGAAGGGAAACACTAATGCGAAGCTAAGGATCAAAGGGACAAACCACCAGGGACCGCTGGTTAGCAGCAAAAGCTGACCATCAAACTCAAACAGCAGCGGAAACGTTGCTCCAGCAAAACTATGCCACAGGTCGGGTTTGTAGCTCTGCGTTACCTTACCGATGCCCCAGAGAACCGGGTAAGCGAACCAGGCGATCGTCCAGTAAGGCCAGAGAATTCGGGAAAAACGACGCAGCACAAATCGCCCGGGTTCCCCTAAAGGTTTGCCCTTGAGTGCCAGGACAGCCGTAAAGCCGCTAATCAAAACAAACACATCCACGGCTTGAAAGCCGAACCAGATAGGCGTACTCAGCAGCGAGATCAGCCAATGACCGCCCAAGCGATCGGCTCCGCCCCACATGCGACCCAAATTGTCGAGTAGCCCAGTGGGTTGGGGAGTGTAGGCATAGTCAGTGAATAACAATTGGGCATGGTAGAGCAGCACCATTACCGCAGCGACAATGCGGATTCCTTCCACCCAAGCTAAGCGCGAAGGCGGCATAGATTCAACAAGGTTCTGGGTTGTTTGAGACTTTAATGGCGTAGCGCAATTCATGCAAATTACTTCAGTGAACTTCGTGTAAATCAGTTGAGGCAAAGTTGAGGCAAACATGATAAAGGGCAGCCGATCCTGCCCTCCTGCAACCCTGTAACTGTTCAAACGTTCCCAATATTCCCAATATAATGTGCTGCCCTGAAGATTGCCAAAGCAGCACACTGTGCGATCGATAGCATTAAGGCTTACATTTTGCCTTTCTGCATTACTTCTTGCAAGTGATGACGGACTTCTTCCGCATGTTTTCTATCTGCTTCTTGCAGCTTTTGCAGCAGTTCTACACAGGGCTGAGAGCCAGCATTCTGAGCATCTTTCACATAAGTGTCATAGAGTTGAACCGCTTCTGACTTATTCTTCAG includes these proteins:
- a CDS encoding acyltransferase; translation: MPPSRLAWVEGIRIVAAVMVLLYHAQLLFTDYAYTPQPTGLLDNLGRMWGGADRLGGHWLISLLSTPIWFGFQAVDVFVLISGFTAVLALKGKPLGEPGRFVLRRFSRILWPYWTIAWFAYPVLWGIGKVTQSYKPDLWHSFAGATFPLLFEFDGQLLLLTSGPWWFVPLILSFALVFPFLWWLMQRWGAKNLLIVSLAITFGYRALAVYGFGGHPTYVILDTPQGALPFIPFVAKLSSFVFGMVVAQAYQQGKGVIFWHSHRMLLYSFVIYGIGWFCQFSRFGWIFADTLLPIGLTGIGMVILQQLEKKYQIRAAMLQLGGCTYSFFLIHNFVVDRTIRLAVNDNLPSYYEFLPLMVAGTLILSVLADYTTPLIRQLIMAILRSMDYVLTTPSSQRQRAWSPRVGDRVCYRGEGGWTVLQVGWLRNGKRLCLCQFGSDRTQWITPQELEPDATLLHPGQKAAQSTPLGRL
- a CDS encoding glycosyltransferase family 2 protein, whose protein sequence is MRKWKVELRKAIVTHAVLIGIPTLIFYWMRLEGLSLTGLHLVIATFYVISGLMLFLESSTAIARRFATDDYKSDRNPLRRRYYNLKARLGMGGARQPHPKNPVPRCSFLIAAYLPNEQEIILETLEHVLLEVERPAAGMEVILAYNTPTDMAVEEDLRRLAQLYPELHLLRVEGSRSKAENLNAAFELVTGEMTCILDADHHPSPDCLHRAWHWLNQGYDVVQGRSIIRNHNHNLLTQTIAIEFEMMYGIIHSAKSFLTDSSIFGGSNGYWRTSVLKQIRFNPVMLTEDIDASMRTLLKGYRILHDRSIISTELAPMDAQSFWYQRKRWAQGWLEVALKYQQQLWRSDKLSLCQKAFWTYLLYYCEFYSLVAIQIIPIVLSLSLANVTVPHALSAYLWFSTLISFVSGIYQTLATAKVAHVRYPFYYYVNHILLLLPYILFKNVIAIVAIYDHVRGNTPWLVTPRGKQPYYISTLNKAAVPAPTSSVFNTKS
- the cobA gene encoding uroporphyrinogen-III C-methyltransferase: MDFDQTIAPDSPETTLMPIAMPKTAGKVYLVGAGPGDPGLMTLKGKGLLEHADVVVYDALVSPAILAMINPAAEKIDAGKRRGRHSLIQDETTQLLIEKAQTAAIVVRLKGGDPFVFGRGGEEMEDLIRAGVPVEVVPGITSGIAAPAYIGIPLTHRSYSSSVTFVTGHEAAGKYRPDVNWQALAHASETIVVYMGVHNLPHIVHELTQAGLSPETPVALIRWGTRPDQEQLIGKLETIVAQVESTGFEAPAIAVIGNVVNLHQVLAGIGHG